The sequence CTGGCCGTCGCTGGCCAACCCTGTCAGAGCTTTTTCCCGCACCACACCCCACACCATATTGGTGATAACCCTAGCACCGATTCGGTGCATCGGAGTCCTCATGACCGCCATCAACCTGCCCCATATCCTGGCCGAAGTTCGACAGGCATTCGACCGCTACGAACACGCCCTGGTCAACAATGACATCGCTGTGCTGGATGAACTGTTCTGGAACAGTCCACACACCGTGCGCCTTGGCGCCAGCGAACATCTCTATGGCTACGACGCGATCCAGGCGTTTCGCCGACAGCGCAATGCAGCGGGATTGCAGCGCGAGGTGCTGCGAACCCAAGTCACGACCTACGGCGAAGACTTCGCCACCACACATCTCGAGTTCACCCGGGGCGCAGCCATCGGCAGGCAGAGCCAGACCTGGATGCGCACCCCTGACGGCTGGCGAGTCATCGCCGCGCATGTCAGCCAGATGACCTGAGCGCATACATTGAGCCGTCTTCGTTACAGGTCTACACTGGGCTTCCCGTCAACCCCGGAGCATGCCTTTCATGAGCACCCTCAATATCGCGGTTTTTGTCGGTAGCCTGCGCGCCGAGTCGATCAATTTGCGCCTGGCGCGCGCCCTGGAAAAACTCGTTCCCGGACAGGTCAAATTCCACTACGTGGATTTGAACGTGCCGCTGTTCAATCAGGATCTCGAAAACGACATGCCTGCGGCAGCGGCCAAGCTCAAGCAGCACATCAAAGACGCCCAAGGCGTGCTGTTCGTCACGCCAGAACACAACCGCTCCATCCCGGCGGCGCTGAAAAATGCCATCGATTGGGGTACCCGGCCCTGGGGACAGAATGTGTGGATAGGCAAGGCAGGCGGCATCGTCGGCACCTCGCCCAGCGCAGCCGGCACGGCCATGGCACAACAACATCTGCGCAATATCCTGGCTGCCGAAGGCGTCAATGTCCTCACCACACCGGAAGTCTTTCTGCAAATGAAGGACGGCCTGATCGACGCCCAATACCAGATCACCAACGAAGACACTCGCAAATTCCTGCAAGGTTGGGTGGACCGGTATATAGACTGGGTTTCCAAGTCCGTGTGATCTGCTCCACTGCCGCTCGCCTGCGGGCGGCAGTCTTATCCCCGGCCGATGTGGAAAAGCTTGAGGACAGATGGCGGGTACTCCCGGATTACTCCGTCATATCAATGACTTGATCTCAATGATCAATATCTGATCAACACTTCATGCAAGCTCTCAAGTTGTCCCCGCATTTTGTGGATAAGCATGAGGACAGATTGCTCACATCCTAAAAAATTCTTTTCAAATCAAAATCTTAAGGTCCTTCGTTCGAAAAAAAGAGCAGTTCAGGGTTAACCCGCGAGTCAGCAGGGCAGTTCTTCAGATGCCTCGCCGGCTCCTGCACACTTATCCCCTGCATGTGTGGACAAGGCGCTTGATAGCTCGCGCACAAGCCCAAAACAATGATCCCCATCAATGACTTAGCGACCACGAGCAACAACTGCCCAGGACACTGACGGCCGCCACGGGCCGTCGCCGCTCGACGACCCGTGGCCTTTTATCCCCGTGCAGTGTGGACAAGGTATTGAACAGCTTTGGGGCAAACCCGAAAACCCTATACGGGCCGGGCACTTGCAAGACGTGATCAAAAATTGCTCGGGCGACTGGTGACGACGGCGGCAAACGGCTCTGTGCGTTATCCCCGCAAAATGTGGACAAACCCTTGAATAGTTGCCGAACAAAGGCAAAATCCCCTTGTTCGACAGCCACTTGCAACGGCCGATCAAAAAAGATGCAGAGCGCTCACTCGTCCTCGAGACGCAAGCCCAGTTTCAGGCCGACCTGCCAATGCTCGACCTTGCCATCCTTGATATGGCCACGCACCTCGGTGACCTCAAACCAATCGAGATGCCGCAACGAGCGCGAGGCCCGTTCGATGGCCTGTTTGATCGCGTCATCGGTCGAGACCGACGAAGACCCCACGAGCTCTATCTGTTTATACACATGTGCTTTCTTGGACATCACAATCTCCCTTCAGCCAGTGAACCCCATTGAACCATGCCGCAAGCAGGCAGGCCAACATGGGCTCAAGCCGCCTGCGCAAAGCGCGCAGACAGAAAATCGCGTAAGCGCCTTACTGCGGGAGACAGACGGGAACGCTCCACGCACAAAAGATATACCGGACAACGCTCGCCCTGATAATCCGGCAACGCCACCACCAACCGACCTGCTCGCAAGTCCTCGCAAACGTCGAAATAGGACTTGTAAGCCAGCCCGTCGCCCGCCAACGCCCAGCGCCTGACCACATCGCCATCATCGGCAGCGCGATCACCCTTCCACGGCGACGTCAGTGTGTTTCCCGTCGCGCTCGAAACGCCAGCGATCGTGCGGAGCGTCGCTCAACATGAATGTCAGGCAATTGTGGTTATGCAAATCTTCGGGCACACGGGGCATACCGCGGCGCGCAAAATACTCTGGCGCTGCACAAAGCACCCGACGGTTATCCGGCGCCAGAGGAAGCGCGATCATGGTTGAATCACCAGGGTCGCCGTACCGAATGGCAATATCTACCCCTTGCCGATGCAGGTCCGTCAAACGATCGCTGATACGGATCTGCAAGCGTATGCCTGCATGCTCACGCTGAAAATCATCCAACCAGGGCAGCAGCATATGCCGCCCCAAATCAGACGGCATGGACAAGGACAACTTACCCGATATCGAGTGACGGTCGCGCTGGACCGACCCTCGCCCGGCCGCAAGCGCCGCGAGCGCGGCATGCGCGTGGTCGCGATACCGCTCACCCTCGACGGTGAGCCGCAAGCTGCGGGTCGAACGTACAAAAAGCCGGACACCCAATGCCCCTTCCAACCGTTTGACAGCGGCACTGGCCACGGCCGGCGTCAAGCCCAACT comes from Bordetella holmesii ATCC 51541 and encodes:
- a CDS encoding NADPH-dependent FMN reductase family protein, which produces MSTLNIAVFVGSLRAESINLRLARALEKLVPGQVKFHYVDLNVPLFNQDLENDMPAAAAKLKQHIKDAQGVLFVTPEHNRSIPAALKNAIDWGTRPWGQNVWIGKAGGIVGTSPSAAGTAMAQQHLRNILAAEGVNVLTTPEVFLQMKDGLIDAQYQITNEDTRKFLQGWVDRYIDWVSKSV
- a CDS encoding dodecin family protein — protein: MSKKAHVYKQIELVGSSSVSTDDAIKQAIERASRSLRHLDWFEVTEVRGHIKDGKVEHWQVGLKLGLRLEDE
- a CDS encoding lysR family Transcriptional regulator domain protein yields the protein MVALPDYQGERCPVYLLCVERSRLSPAVRRLRDFLSARFAQAA
- a CDS encoding bacterial regulatory helix-turn-helix, lysR family protein, with product MAFICDPRVRGGLHHPDPVSLVEKPAKICFSFKGFLKMAAERVEDLRIFVSAAAAGSFSAAARELGLTPAVASAAVKRLEGALGVRLFVRSTRSLRLTVEGERYRDHAHAALAALAAGRGSVQRDRHSISGKLSLSMPSDLGRHMLLPWLDDFQREHAGIRLQIRISDRLTDLHRQGVDIAIRYGDPGDSTMIALPLAPDNRRVLCAAPEYFARRGMPRVPEDLHNHNCLTFMLSDAPHDRWRFERDGKHTDVAVEG